The segment CCCATTTCTTCTTTGCCTGAGTATGAGAATACACTCCCTTTAGCAGCTCGATTGCCTTGTTGTCCAAAGGGAAATTATATTTTTGCGAAAGCTCTTTGACGAGTTTGGCGACCGCCCCCGATTGAAGCGGATTCGCTAAGAGCATTTCGGTGTCTTTGCCTACGATCTCGACTTGGAAGCAATTTCTATTCGTTCCAGTCGCGGCAGCGGCCATATGCAAGTGGTGATCCAAAAGCTGATAGACTTTTCCGTCTTTATCAGCAAGGAAAGTCGCTGATAAATTCCGTTTTTCTAATACTTTTAAGGTAAGATTATAGTCAGGAATCGCGGTAAAATGCAAAACCACACAATCCGCAGTGATTGCACCTCTATAATTATATCGTAGCCGACGTTCTTCCGGGAGGAGACCGTCTTTAGTTTTTTCTATGGATTCTAATTCCGCTTTCGGAGTGAGAGTAACTCCTCTCCCTCTATCGTATGTCGGTTCTAATTGTTCCCCGGTAGGTCCCGAAAAAGGCCTTTCTTTTCTCAATACCCAATCGGGACCGAATCGGTCTTTCCATTCCGGCTCCGAGTAATATTTTCCTCCCGATTCTTCCAAAAGTGCCTTGATTACGTTTTCATTTCCGCAATCGCCTCCGTCCAGAAATCGACCGAATCGTTTTTTAGCCTGAGTATGAGTGAAAATTCCGTTTCTGGAATCTATATCATAATTTGTGAATGAGATTTTGTATTCTCTCGCAAGTCTTTGGACCAAATTGAATAACGCCTTTTTTTGCGTGGAACGTTTGAGTATGTCTTCGCGGTTGCCTTCCCAGGCAATATGAATCGCGTTCTCGTCCATTTTCGGCGAGGCTTTCAGCTGGATTTTTCCGGCTTCTTCCACCCCGTAGATTTTTCCGTTTTTATCTACCAGATAATGAACAAGCCAACCTCCCGTAACACTCTTGCGGATATACTCCTCCGAGTTAAGTCCTCTCGTATGGTGAAGTAATATTCCTTTTGCACGACTATTCCAACGATTCGATACTAAGTTTCCGAAATGTTCCGTAGCGGGAAGAAATGTTTTCATCGGCAGGACCGATTCCGTCGCAGAGGGCATTGATGGTTGAGAGTCTATGGATTGTTCCGATGCGCAATGATAGAATAGAATTGCGAGTATAAAAGCGTATTTACGATTCAACATCCTTTCTCCCTTAGTTTTTCCTTTAATAAGGAAAGGTCCGATCTTACCCGCTCTAACACAGCTTTCGACTTAGTGTGTCGGTTTAAAAGATCCTTATATTCTAATATTGAATGTTTCTTTTCCTTCTCTAACGCCAGCTCGGGCTCCATAGGAAGGTATTCCAATTCCCGAAAGGCAGCTTCGGCGTCCGTTCGGATTCGAGTCCAGACCGAAGAGAAGGATGAGAAAACTTCCTTTGGGAGTTTTTCTCTCGAAGATTTTAGTCGATCCTCTATTTGCGGGAGATCAGTTCTTAAAAAATCTCCCAATGCCTGAGAATCCTGGACAAGTTCCTCCAGAATATTACGTAGATGAGATTCCACCGCATTTGCTTGATTTCGCATGGCTCTTCGGGCCCGAATCGTAATGCGCAAAATCGCGGCGGAAGCTAGTAAAATCACAATCACAAAGACGACGAAGGAAAATTTGGAGTGAATCCAAAGGAGTACGGGAGACTCAAACCATTCCGGAAAAAAAAGACCGGCGGTCCCCGTTCCTAAAAGTAAAAGAACAAGAACACTTAGGAAAATCCGTTGCATTTCCTTTCTCATTTCCTGCAAGGAATTCTCCCTGTCAAGGTCAAGACGATGCCCCCCGGAACCGAAACTAATATGGATGGATGCTCTGCCGAACGAATTCCCTACTCGATCTTCTAAGAAGAACCTACCAAAGGTTGTAAATTTAGGATTTTATAGAATTAAAAAGACCTTAAAGGAAGAAGGTTTTGAAGTAGTGGAGAAGCCCGACGGAAAAATCACCTTGGTTTTGAGAATCAAGGAATAGAAGCAAAACTCGAGCTTACTAAACGGGTCCCCTCTCGATATTCCATAATCTAAAATCGATCTCTCCGCACTTTTGCGCGAATCTTGTCAAAGTTTTGCGAAATCCCCACCCTTCCTGGGCGGGGGCTGGTGCGGTGGTACCCCGGTGCCACGGAATGCCGTATTTCACAAAATTGATAGTTCTTCAACGCTATTTTATTTAGAAAAATTGTGTGAGCTCCAACAGAATTTGAAAGTATTTTCCGGTTGAACGCCGAGGAGAAATTACCGAGGAGGACGGGGAAGTTCTCTTGAACTAAGATTTTACTCGCCTAAGTTCGGTAGATCCTCCGAAAATTCCTTCTGTTCTTTTTTCTTAGGGATTAAGCTTTCCTTACAAGATTTACTCACGAGAGAATCGATCTTTTCTTTTTCCGGAGTCTTGGGCATAATTCTTAGGTAGATTCGATAATTTCGGATCGCTCCCGGACAGTAACCCGCTTTTAAATATAGACTTCCTAGCAGTCTTCGAGCTCCCGGATGCGAGGGTTCGTGTTCGATCAATTTATTGGCCAGTCGCATGGCCTTTTCCGGATTTGTCTGAACGATTTTTCTAGCCTCCTCCCAGTTGGGTAGGAGTTCATCCTCGTACAGACGATAGAGATGGTCGTTCCCCATATCGAATACTTTGAATACTACGGTATCCTGGGCGCCGCTTCGACAAATTCCATACCATATATCTTCCTGATTTTCGGTGATTTTGTTTCCACGGATCGTAACCAACTCGGTTCCGTCTAAACAACCTGCCATCTTATAGATGTCCTTCATTGCTGCAGGTGAAGCTGCCATTAATACCCGGGCATTATTGGAATAAAATGCGATGTCGTCTTCCGGCAGCGCGTCTTCCGGGTTTGCGGTGTTCGGCGTATCGTTGAAGACCCTAAGCTTGATGGAAGACTCCAATACCCAGCCCGGTAATTCCAAGCTCTTAATAAAGGAATCATTGGGTTTCCAGATAGATTGAACGGAAGCGCAGGAGGAGAAATAACAAAGGAAAATGCCGAATCCGATCTTTGATAAAGGGAAGAATTTGAAGAATCGAGTCTCTTTTCCGGTTGCCACAGAGGGTAACATGTGTTTTTTCGATAATAGAATCAACTAGGAAACCGATGCCTAAGGAACTCAAAGCAAAACTTAACGGTACAGGTCAAAAGCACTGTATCATCGTGTCCCGTTTTAACGAATTTATTGTGGAAAGTCTTTTGAAAGGAGCGACGGAAGCTTTACTTGCAACCGGCGTCGAAGACAAAGACATTACTATCGTCCGGATTCCGGGCGCATACGAGTTTCCTCTTGTCGTTTCTAAAGCTGCCTCTTCCAAGAAATACGACTCCATTATCTGTTTAGGCGCCGTGATTCGCGGTGCGACCGCGCATTTCGATTACGTTGCGGGAGAATCCGCCAAGGTCGGTTCAATCGGAGTTCAATACTCTCTCCCGGTGGCTTTCGGAATTCTGACTACGGATACTATCGAGCAAGCCATTGAGAGGGCCGGGACAAAAGCGGGTAATAAAGGTTATGAAGCCGCTCTGACTGCCGTTGAAATGGTTAATCTGTTGGCACTACTCTAATCCATGTCCACTTCCCGCAGGAAGTCCAGAGAGATCGCTGTAATGGCGCTTTATCAGCTGGAATTAGTAAAACCGCCCTTATCCGAAGTTCTGAAATTCAAATGGTACGACAAAAAAATCGAAAAGGATGAGAGGGATTTTGCCGTTTCGATTATAAATGGGGTTGTGAAAAACGGCGAGGCCATCGATACTCTAATCAAGAAGTACTCGAGGAATTGGGATTTTGAAAGAATTTCCCCGGTGAATAAGTGTATATTGCGCTTATCCATCTACGGGCTGCTTAACTCAATGGAAATCCCGCCTACAGTCGTAATTGACGAAGCGGTTGAACTGACCAAAGAGTTTGAGAGCGAAAATTCGGTTCCGTTCATTAATGGAATCCTGAACTCCATCCTTCAATACGAGACCAACCGACATGGAAAACCCGATCCGAAAAAACCGGATCTTCCTGGAGACGGAAGAGCCTAAAACCTCAGCTTATTACGGTGAGGAGCCGGATGAATTTCGGCCCCGTCGTTCTTATAATAAATTAGCCTTTTTCTGGGGTGCGATGGTACTCTTAGTGCTTCTCGCATTCTTGGCTGCTGGTTGGTATTATTACACTCATCGTCAAGGAGACTTGGCGGGTGGAAGTTTTTCCGGAAGCAAAGATTTACTGGCACCGAAAGGAGATATCAGTAGACTTTTGGAAAGACCGTATCTTCCGGAAGGCAGCGCTAATCCTCAGTTAACCAAATGCATCAATCTTTATAAAGAGAGATTCACTCGACAGGCTTTCGATTATTGTACTGAATTTTTAAACGGACCTTCAACCGAGCAGGAGAAGTCGGTCGCGCTTACGGTTCTTGGAGTTATTCACGACGAGGCAGGGAGATTTCCCCTCGCGATCGAACGCTTACAAAAAGCGGTACTCTTTGACCCGAAAAACGTCCATGCGTATTATAATCTTACCATAGCCTATAAGCATAACGGTCAATTTGCGGATGCAAGATCCACCGCGATGAAAGCCAAGGAACTTGCCCCCGACGATCCACGGATCGCTCTTTTGGCCGGGAATTTATTCAATGAAATCAACGATCCGGACGCGGCCATTGACGCTTATAAGAGAGGATTATCCGCCGCTCCCGATGATCCATATCTAACCTATAATTTAGCCGTAAGCTATTTTAAAAAAGGAGAACTTCCTCAGGCCGAAGAGCAATTCAAACTGGTTATTCTCAAATCTAGAGGAGGAAAGTTATCTGCTCTTTCTAGTGCCTACCTGGGAAACATCGCTTATAATCGCGGGGACTACGGCTCTGCTGAACATTATTTTAGGGAAGCCGCGACTCTTTCTCCTAACGACGCAAAAGCATTGTATAATCTTTCCGTGGTACTAAAAAAGAACGGAAAGATGGAAGAAGCGTTAAAATATCTAGAGATGGCCAAGCTGGCCGGCGCCTCGGATCCGGAGATTTTCAGATCCATCGCCGAGTCATTCGAACAATTAAATCAAGGAGAGCAATCAATAGACGCTCTTCACAAAGGTCTAAAATACAATCCGAATAACTTAGATTTACTTTTTCAATTGGCGGAAACGTATTATAATAGAGGCGATTTGCTTGCCGCCGAAGAAACGTACCGAAGAATCGTAGACTCGACACCAGGAGACAGCTTTACCGAAACGGCTCTAATTAATTTAGGCGTAGTTTTGGATCAGATGGAACGGTATGGAGAAGCCGTAACGTATTTGAATCGAGTGTTGGACATCAACCCTAAAAACGCGAAGGCCTATTATAATCTAGGTTTGGTATACAAACATACCGGTAACGGAGTACAAGCGATCGAAAATTTCCGTAAATCGGCCTATTTGGATCCTACCGATATCAAGCCTAAGGAAGCCTTAGGGGATTATTATTTAGAAAATAAATTCTATCGGGAAGCGATCGAAGAATATTCCGCTTTGTTTAAGCAGAAAGAGGACTACTATAAAGTGGCCCTTAAATTAGCGGAAGCTTATGCCGGTTCGAATCAAACTTCTAGTGCGGAAAAAATTCTATTACAAATATTGAATCAATCCAAGAATAGCGCCGAATTGCAGCAAGCTCATAAGAAGCTGGCCTTACTCTACAACAAGTCAAAGGATCCGGATTTACGAAATCGGGCAAAGGACGAAGCTTATCGATCCGCACACATGGATCCGGACGATTACGAAGGGCGTTTAGTTCTAACGAAGATACTCTTAGATTCAAATTCGATTTTGGATCGCGAAAAGGCGATCGAGGAATTAACCGCTATCGTTCGTTCCGAAGTGAAGCCGAAAACTGCATCGACAGCTTACAATTATCTAGGCGTGGCTTATTATAAGAATGGAGAATATAAAAAGGCCGTTCGATCGTTTCAAAACTCCATCGATTTGGATCCTTCCAACACCGAAGCATACGATAATAAACGTGCCGCTTCCGCCGCGTTAGAAGGCTCTTCTCAACGGGAGGGAGTTTTCTGAGACGGATTCTTTTCCTTCTCTTTTTTTGCTTCTTCGTCGTTACTTCCTTCATACATTCGGAGGAGGTAAAAGATCTGTTCAAAGAAGATGTGTTATCCGGCGGAAGAAAGCAGGTTAGATCCATCCAAGAGATCCGCAGCCGCGCAAGATTGGATCTGATTCGAGAACTGCCTCGAATTCTTTCCAACCCGAATTCTAGAGAAGATACTCAGTTTGCGATACTTGGATTATTCTCCGAAATCGACGAATTGGATTCGCTTGCACCGAATTGGAGCGCCGAATCGGAGGTATTATTTAAAATAACGAAGAACGTCGAATTACAAAAGAGAATCCTAGAACTAGCCGAAAAAAAGAAGGAAAAAAGACTGATCTATGCCGTGATTACCGGCCTCACTCATACGGACTACGAGCTCAGACAGATTGCATATCGATGTGTTCAGAATATGAAAGACGATCGCGCAATGCCGAATGTCTTGGATTTAGCTAATTCTCCAAATCCGATTTATAGGGAGTACTTTTTGGAATCTTCCGTTTGGATTAAGGACGAAAGGGTCCA is part of the Leptospira broomii serovar Hurstbridge str. 5399 genome and harbors:
- a CDS encoding peptidoglycan recognition protein family protein; its protein translation is MLNRKYAFILAILFYHCASEQSIDSQPSMPSATESVLPMKTFLPATEHFGNLVSNRWNSRAKGILLHHTRGLNSEEYIRKSVTGGWLVHYLVDKNGKIYGVEEAGKIQLKASPKMDENAIHIAWEGNREDILKRSTQKKALFNLVQRLAREYKISFTNYDIDSRNGIFTHTQAKKRFGRFLDGGDCGNENVIKALLEESGGKYYSEPEWKDRFGPDWVLRKERPFSGPTGEQLEPTYDRGRGVTLTPKAELESIEKTKDGLLPEERRLRYNYRGAITADCVVLHFTAIPDYNLTLKVLEKRNLSATFLADKDGKVYQLLDHHLHMAAAATGTNRNCFQVEIVGKDTEMLLANPLQSGAVAKLVKELSQKYNFPLDNKAIELLKGVYSHTQAKKKWGGSIFLDAQDFDPGEPYMKKILDLVGGKFYSEKDWQDRNSDNWILLFTEFQP
- a CDS encoding tetratricopeptide repeat protein, encoding MLPSVATGKETRFFKFFPLSKIGFGIFLCYFSSCASVQSIWKPNDSFIKSLELPGWVLESSIKLRVFNDTPNTANPEDALPEDDIAFYSNNARVLMAASPAAMKDIYKMAGCLDGTELVTIRGNKITENQEDIWYGICRSGAQDTVVFKVFDMGNDHLYRLYEDELLPNWEEARKIVQTNPEKAMRLANKLIEHEPSHPGARRLLGSLYLKAGYCPGAIRNYRIYLRIMPKTPEKEKIDSLVSKSCKESLIPKKKEQKEFSEDLPNLGE
- the ribH gene encoding 6,7-dimethyl-8-ribityllumazine synthase produces the protein MPKELKAKLNGTGQKHCIIVSRFNEFIVESLLKGATEALLATGVEDKDITIVRIPGAYEFPLVVSKAASSKKYDSIICLGAVIRGATAHFDYVAGESAKVGSIGVQYSLPVAFGILTTDTIEQAIERAGTKAGNKGYEAALTAVEMVNLLALL
- the nusB gene encoding transcription antitermination factor NusB — protein: MSTSRRKSREIAVMALYQLELVKPPLSEVLKFKWYDKKIEKDERDFAVSIINGVVKNGEAIDTLIKKYSRNWDFERISPVNKCILRLSIYGLLNSMEIPPTVVIDEAVELTKEFESENSVPFINGILNSILQYETNRHGKPDPKKPDLPGDGRA
- a CDS encoding tetratricopeptide repeat protein, which encodes MENPIRKNRIFLETEEPKTSAYYGEEPDEFRPRRSYNKLAFFWGAMVLLVLLAFLAAGWYYYTHRQGDLAGGSFSGSKDLLAPKGDISRLLERPYLPEGSANPQLTKCINLYKERFTRQAFDYCTEFLNGPSTEQEKSVALTVLGVIHDEAGRFPLAIERLQKAVLFDPKNVHAYYNLTIAYKHNGQFADARSTAMKAKELAPDDPRIALLAGNLFNEINDPDAAIDAYKRGLSAAPDDPYLTYNLAVSYFKKGELPQAEEQFKLVILKSRGGKLSALSSAYLGNIAYNRGDYGSAEHYFREAATLSPNDAKALYNLSVVLKKNGKMEEALKYLEMAKLAGASDPEIFRSIAESFEQLNQGEQSIDALHKGLKYNPNNLDLLFQLAETYYNRGDLLAAEETYRRIVDSTPGDSFTETALINLGVVLDQMERYGEAVTYLNRVLDINPKNAKAYYNLGLVYKHTGNGVQAIENFRKSAYLDPTDIKPKEALGDYYLENKFYREAIEEYSALFKQKEDYYKVALKLAEAYAGSNQTSSAEKILLQILNQSKNSAELQQAHKKLALLYNKSKDPDLRNRAKDEAYRSAHMDPDDYEGRLVLTKILLDSNSILDREKAIEELTAIVRSEVKPKTASTAYNYLGVAYYKNGEYKKAVRSFQNSIDLDPSNTEAYDNKRAASAALEGSSQREGVF